In one window of Candidatus Scalindua sp. DNA:
- a CDS encoding tetratricopeptide repeat protein, producing the protein MKNSYSSYFASLKNRCTIHYPGAGLILLAMAFTLFVLPCESVKAAAPQDENAVMVSEDEPLVYANFCTGFYLMLDHEWEDAIKFFQKALEINPNAEKVHDLLATCYFKLNKNDLALTHIKKIAQLNPDNFAVHYTLGGIYESEGDETNAINEYKIARKNISIKETIEKVFVSDMLHRLANLYLKVGDFENATGVFHKIIDDSLTNKPVTIYYKLGQIYFEMKRYEDSIQQFLKVRSINPDSESINLYLSLCHEEMKDYDKAISELTPLLEKHSDAWHIRLSLSNIYEKAKNFELMRRERENVCEILQKSVQNGSRILREYIVLSQILQQTGQKKQAIDTLKTALTYLRNEIDKESLQEIQLLMANVYYDLDNHEDSILQLRKILSADPACHQASNFLGYLLVERGEKLDEAITLIEKALESEPENGAYLDSLGWAYYKIATKGSSEKIMMALQTLLAASKHAEDSEIMYHLGEVYYCLGRWEEAKEQWNRALDLLKEHRETLPPYLVHFDTRDSKSMEMIRKKLEKLRHLKMVENISDSQKERESDVECLFQ; encoded by the coding sequence TTGAAAAATTCATATTCTTCATATTTTGCCTCTCTGAAAAATCGCTGTACTATCCATTATCCGGGAGCAGGGTTGATCCTCCTGGCTATGGCATTCACCCTGTTTGTGCTTCCATGTGAATCGGTAAAGGCTGCTGCCCCGCAAGACGAGAATGCCGTGATGGTATCTGAAGACGAACCACTTGTCTATGCAAACTTTTGTACAGGGTTTTACCTCATGCTTGATCATGAATGGGAAGATGCAATAAAGTTTTTCCAAAAAGCCCTGGAGATAAACCCAAATGCTGAAAAAGTGCACGATCTTCTTGCAACATGTTACTTTAAATTAAACAAAAATGATCTAGCCCTTACGCACATAAAAAAAATAGCACAACTAAATCCCGATAATTTTGCTGTTCACTATACACTCGGTGGAATCTACGAAAGTGAAGGAGATGAGACTAATGCCATTAATGAATATAAAATTGCCAGGAAAAATATATCTATCAAAGAGACCATAGAGAAGGTCTTTGTTTCAGACATGCTTCATCGGCTCGCAAATCTTTATTTGAAGGTCGGAGATTTTGAAAATGCAACAGGAGTTTTTCACAAAATCATTGATGATTCATTGACTAACAAGCCGGTCACCATTTACTACAAACTGGGACAGATTTACTTTGAAATGAAGAGATATGAAGATTCAATACAGCAGTTTCTCAAGGTAAGAAGCATTAATCCCGATTCTGAATCAATAAATCTCTACCTTTCACTCTGTCATGAAGAAATGAAGGACTATGATAAGGCAATATCTGAGCTTACCCCCTTACTTGAAAAACACAGCGATGCATGGCATATTCGCCTCAGCTTATCAAATATCTATGAAAAGGCAAAAAATTTTGAGTTAATGCGAAGAGAGAGAGAGAATGTGTGTGAAATTCTTCAAAAGAGTGTGCAGAATGGAAGCAGAATTCTGAGAGAATATATCGTATTAAGCCAGATCCTTCAACAGACGGGACAAAAGAAGCAGGCCATTGACACACTCAAAACTGCCCTTACCTATTTAAGAAATGAGATCGATAAAGAATCATTACAGGAAATACAGCTTTTGATGGCAAATGTGTACTATGATCTGGACAATCATGAAGACTCAATACTGCAATTGAGAAAGATACTGTCAGCAGATCCCGCTTGCCACCAGGCAAGTAATTTTCTTGGTTATTTGCTTGTAGAAAGAGGGGAAAAACTGGATGAAGCCATTACCTTGATCGAAAAGGCTTTGGAATCAGAGCCGGAAAATGGCGCATACCTTGATAGTCTTGGCTGGGCCTATTATAAAATTGCCACAAAAGGTAGCAGTGAAAAAATAATGATGGCATTACAAACCCTCCTTGCTGCCTCAAAACATGCCGAGGACTCTGAGATCATGTATCATTTAGGAGAGGTATATTATTGTCTCGGTCGTTGGGAAGAGGCAAAAGAACAGTGGAATAGAGCGCTGGATTTATTAAAAGAGCACAGGGAAACTCTTCCCCCCTATCTGGTGCACTTCGATACCCGCGATTCAAAGAGCATGGAAATGATCCGGAAAAAACTCGAAAAGCTGCGGCATCTGAAAATGGTTGAAAACATTTCGGATAGTCAAAAAGAGCGGGAAAGTGATGTTGAATGCCTTTTTCAATAA
- a CDS encoding YebC/PmpR family DNA-binding transcriptional regulator: MAGHSHWASIKRKKGAIDAKRGKIFSKLAKAITSAARQGGGNPDMNLKLHYAIDAAKAENMPKDNIERAILKGTGELGGDSELYECLYEGYGPSGIAIIIEILTDNKNRTASEIRKIFDKCGGNLGESGCVAWLFQKRGLITVPIDETSEEKLMTLVLEAGGEDLETVDEKYQIICDLKDLNALKDALQQNGIKSDSEILCWIPKNSIELNADNVKKVVSLLETIENHDDVQSAYANFTIPEELLSEL, translated from the coding sequence ATGGCTGGCCATTCGCATTGGGCGAGTATTAAGAGAAAAAAGGGTGCAATAGACGCAAAGAGAGGAAAGATCTTTTCCAAGCTTGCAAAAGCTATTACCTCTGCGGCAAGGCAGGGCGGTGGCAATCCGGATATGAACCTTAAGCTGCACTATGCAATTGATGCCGCTAAGGCAGAAAATATGCCAAAAGACAATATCGAAAGAGCAATACTGAAGGGGACGGGAGAATTGGGTGGAGATTCAGAGCTTTACGAATGTCTCTATGAAGGCTATGGTCCAAGCGGTATTGCCATAATTATTGAGATATTAACAGATAATAAAAATCGGACAGCGTCAGAGATAAGAAAAATTTTTGACAAATGTGGAGGAAATCTCGGTGAGTCAGGTTGCGTTGCGTGGTTGTTTCAAAAGCGGGGATTGATCACTGTTCCGATAGATGAAACAAGCGAAGAAAAACTCATGACACTTGTTTTAGAGGCTGGTGGTGAGGACTTAGAGACCGTTGACGAGAAATATCAAATTATTTGTGATTTAAAAGATTTAAATGCCCTTAAGGATGCGCTGCAGCAAAACGGCATCAAGAGTGATTCAGAAATACTTTGCTGGATTCCCAAGAACTCCATAGAGTTAAATGCAGATAATGTGAAAAAGGTTGTTTCCCTCCTGGAAACAATAGAGAATCATGACGATGTTCAGAGTGCGTATGCTAATTTTACGATTCCCGAAGAATTATTGAGCGAGTTATAA
- the ftsH gene encoding ATP-dependent zinc metalloprotease FtsH translates to MRKTDKDTEKKKPKKLRSRKTTFSIGYLFLFLVVLYVIQIFMSPKADEIPYSQFREYLSKGKIIDCSIGERIIRGHFKESSSDKDLPVPFVTVPVHDPKLVDELKHKKVQFKGEIENTFFKSMIVWWIFPFAIIALAWFFISKKVGGMGAPFMSFGKAKIKLYAEQDVKKTSFADVAGCDEAKEELKEIIDFLKYPQKFQKLGGKIPKGVLLIGPPGTGKTLLAKAVAGESGVPFFSISGSDFVEMFVGMGAARVRDMFEQAKQKAPCIVFIDELDSVGRQRGAGLGGGHDEREQTLNQLLAEMDGFSSQKGVIIIAATNRPDVLDGALLRPGRFDRQVTVDRPDLIGREAVLRVHANDVKISPNGDLKVIAKRTPGFSGADLANVINEAALLAARRDKKFVEMGELEEAIERVVAGPERKSRVISDEEKNIVAYHESGHTLVAALLPHSDPVHKVSIIARGAAALGYTLQLPTEDKYLTRESEILNTLCVLLAGRAAEETVFHELSTGSQNDLERATKLTRNYVCKFGMSAALGPQTYGRQQGNIFLGHDLVQEKEYSEKTAIAIDDEVTRIIKESYSKAKTLIEENRDKLNLLAQKLEEFEVLEGDQILELLDLKDDRKKADGDQKT, encoded by the coding sequence ATGAGAAAAACTGACAAAGACACTGAGAAAAAAAAGCCTAAAAAACTGAGATCGAGAAAGACAACTTTTTCAATCGGGTATCTCTTTCTCTTTCTGGTAGTGCTGTATGTTATACAGATTTTCATGTCCCCAAAAGCTGATGAGATTCCCTACAGTCAATTCAGGGAGTACCTGAGTAAAGGGAAGATAATTGATTGCTCTATAGGGGAGCGGATTATCAGAGGCCATTTTAAAGAGTCCTCTTCGGATAAGGATCTTCCTGTCCCCTTTGTTACTGTCCCCGTTCACGATCCAAAACTGGTTGATGAATTAAAACATAAGAAAGTTCAGTTTAAGGGTGAGATTGAAAACACATTTTTTAAAAGCATGATTGTGTGGTGGATTTTCCCATTTGCTATCATTGCATTAGCGTGGTTCTTTATTTCTAAGAAGGTTGGAGGGATGGGTGCTCCATTTATGTCTTTTGGAAAAGCCAAGATCAAGCTTTATGCAGAGCAGGATGTGAAGAAAACCAGTTTTGCCGATGTTGCTGGTTGTGATGAAGCAAAAGAAGAGTTGAAGGAGATTATTGATTTTTTGAAATATCCGCAGAAGTTTCAAAAGCTTGGCGGTAAAATTCCGAAAGGTGTCCTGCTTATCGGGCCTCCCGGGACAGGAAAGACCCTTTTGGCAAAGGCCGTTGCAGGTGAATCCGGGGTACCATTTTTCTCGATAAGCGGATCAGATTTTGTTGAAATGTTTGTTGGGATGGGGGCTGCCCGGGTGCGTGACATGTTTGAACAGGCTAAACAGAAGGCTCCCTGCATCGTTTTTATTGATGAACTTGACAGTGTCGGGAGGCAACGGGGTGCAGGACTCGGTGGTGGTCACGATGAGCGTGAACAGACTCTCAATCAGCTTTTAGCTGAGATGGATGGTTTTTCTTCGCAAAAAGGGGTTATTATCATCGCAGCTACAAACAGGCCTGATGTGTTGGATGGTGCCTTGCTTCGTCCGGGAAGGTTTGATAGACAGGTTACTGTTGACAGGCCTGATTTGATTGGAAGAGAGGCTGTCTTAAGGGTCCACGCAAACGATGTTAAGATCTCACCCAATGGAGATCTGAAGGTGATAGCAAAAAGGACGCCGGGTTTTTCAGGTGCTGATCTTGCAAATGTTATAAATGAAGCAGCGCTGCTTGCCGCTCGTCGCGACAAAAAATTTGTTGAGATGGGAGAGTTGGAGGAGGCAATTGAGAGAGTTGTCGCTGGCCCTGAAAGGAAAAGCAGGGTAATAAGTGATGAAGAAAAAAACATTGTGGCGTATCATGAATCTGGACATACATTAGTCGCTGCCCTATTGCCGCATTCTGATCCTGTCCATAAGGTGTCGATCATAGCAAGAGGCGCTGCAGCGCTCGGGTATACGCTTCAGTTGCCGACAGAAGACAAATATTTAACAAGGGAATCAGAAATTTTAAATACGTTATGTGTTCTTCTTGCCGGGCGTGCAGCAGAGGAGACAGTCTTTCACGAGTTATCTACCGGTTCTCAAAACGATCTGGAAAGGGCAACAAAGCTAACGAGAAACTATGTGTGCAAGTTTGGAATGAGTGCTGCACTTGGTCCACAGACATATGGTCGGCAGCAAGGGAATATTTTTCTCGGACATGATCTGGTGCAGGAAAAGGAGTATAGTGAGAAAACAGCGATTGCGATTGATGATGAAGTAACAAGGATCATCAAAGAATCTTACAGTAAAGCGAAAACATTAATAGAAGAAAACAGGGATAAGCTCAATCTTCTTGCCCAGAAGCTTGAAGAATTTGAAGTGCTTGAAGGTGATCAGATTCTTGAACTGCTTGACCTCAAAGATGACAGGAAGAAAGCCGATGGCGATCAGAAGACTTAA
- a CDS encoding type II toxin-antitoxin system prevent-host-death family antitoxin, whose product MEIGISEFKTKSLKLLDEIHHSGKSIIVTKRGVPIAKVIPIFNHTNEIDLKGTIIKQDKNIFNTGEKWESNS is encoded by the coding sequence ATGGAAATCGGAATTTCTGAATTTAAAACAAAGTCACTAAAACTATTAGATGAAATTCACCATTCTGGTAAGTCTATTATAGTCACCAAGCGGGGCGTACCAATTGCTAAGGTTATCCCAATTTTCAACCACACAAATGAAATTGATCTTAAAGGCACTATAATCAAACAGGACAAAAACATTTTCAATACAGGTGAAAAATGGGAATCAAACTCATGA
- a CDS encoding type II toxin-antitoxin system VapC family toxin yields MILLDTHIWIWYLTKDTRLKERTYKLINRFKQINEAFISSISIWEVCKLNEKGKIVFSLPLRTWLNAALTKGILIQELSTEIYIDSCSLPGIFHGDPADQMIVATARTLNYKLVTYDNKILNYKHVELSSGSAKSSV; encoded by the coding sequence ATGATATTACTTGATACACATATATGGATTTGGTACCTTACGAAAGACACTAGGCTTAAAGAACGCACATATAAACTAATTAACCGCTTTAAGCAAATAAATGAAGCCTTTATATCTTCTATTTCCATTTGGGAGGTATGTAAATTAAACGAAAAGGGCAAAATTGTATTTTCTCTGCCACTGAGAACATGGCTTAATGCAGCATTGACCAAGGGCATTTTAATTCAAGAACTTTCAACTGAAATTTATATAGATTCCTGCTCACTCCCCGGAATATTCCATGGAGACCCAGCGGACCAAATGATCGTAGCAACAGCACGCACATTAAATTACAAGTTAGTCACCTATGACAATAAAATACTCAATTACAAACATGTTGAATTGTCCAGTGGTTCTGCCAAAAGCTCTGTTTAA
- a CDS encoding DNA adenine methylase has product MNYPGGKGGVFQKLINLMPPHDVYIETHLGGGAVIRNKRPARSNFGIEIDSEVVEMWTNMHPIGFELVHDDAINYLNNYHFTGKELVYCDPPYLRETRKKYGRLYKYDYSRAQHIELLEVLKTLPCMVMISGYESTLYKESLRSWQTHSFQAVCHHGVATEWLWMNYSVPVGLHDYRYLGNNFRERERIKRKTKRWTAKLKSMPVLERQALLFAIDVFRER; this is encoded by the coding sequence ATGAATTATCCAGGCGGCAAAGGAGGTGTATTCCAAAAGTTAATCAATCTTATGCCACCCCATGATGTCTACATAGAGACTCATTTGGGTGGTGGCGCTGTTATACGGAACAAACGACCTGCCAGGAGTAATTTTGGGATAGAAATTGACTCGGAAGTTGTTGAGATGTGGACAAATATGCATCCAATAGGTTTTGAACTGGTCCATGATGACGCAATTAATTATCTGAATAATTATCATTTCACAGGAAAAGAACTGGTATATTGTGACCCACCATATCTTCGCGAGACAAGGAAAAAGTATGGACGGCTATATAAATATGACTATAGCCGTGCGCAGCACATCGAACTTTTGGAAGTTTTGAAAACTCTTCCCTGCATGGTGATGATATCCGGTTACGAGTCAACCTTATACAAAGAATCATTGCGTAGCTGGCAGACACATTCTTTTCAGGCCGTCTGTCATCATGGCGTAGCAACGGAGTGGTTATGGATGAACTATAGTGTTCCGGTAGGACTGCACGACTATCGTTATCTTGGCAATAACTTTCGTGAGCGGGAACGGATAAAGAGGAAGACCAAAAGGTGGACAGCGAAACTTAAATCCATGCCTGTATTAGAACGTCAGGCGTTACTATTCGCCATAGATGTATTCAGGGAGCGATAG
- a CDS encoding ISKra4 family transposase codes for MVKRKIESSDNWRALFYGFLDTRLDKIEEEYSMEDLGEISKAVFEERAEILGQLILGFIERKFGHLLNQQSCDCPECGKGMQRQGKQSKTIQTLAGQFELTRPYFYCRACRLGYYPLDEALGLSESSKQYDVQDVEAWLSSETAYETASETYERITGVKLSEHHMHETTNAIGQEVGILDVCPPREEIDKQIENLSVDKFRRPIMMLALDGAHGPMRPEPSPHPRKGKRGKGEYKEIKGFRLYLIDGQTIIHLISWHQVCADHELAEYLVKIKEAGLIPHEKIRLGIIGDGAPWIWNRCKEIFPSAKEILDYYHCSEYVHGVANAHYGKETRESLQWCEATLTRIYYGYHEEVLGGLGKMKARTQDIQDKIDKFYTYLTNHCEKMDYSSAKRGGYHIGSGAIESANKFISHTRLKRSGAWWYIQNANNILKIRCAKYNGTYDKVIEKYKRDDQERIKNKKFKRSLRIVK; via the coding sequence GTGGTGAAAAGAAAGATAGAGTCATCCGATAACTGGAGAGCTTTATTTTATGGTTTTTTAGACACCCGATTGGATAAGATTGAGGAAGAGTACTCAATGGAAGATTTAGGAGAAATCTCAAAAGCTGTTTTCGAAGAGAGAGCGGAGATATTAGGACAACTGATTCTTGGGTTCATAGAGAGGAAATTTGGACATTTATTGAATCAGCAAAGCTGCGATTGCCCCGAATGCGGCAAGGGTATGCAAAGACAAGGAAAACAATCCAAGACTATCCAAACCCTTGCCGGACAATTTGAATTAACCAGGCCTTATTTTTATTGCAGAGCGTGTCGTTTAGGATACTATCCTTTAGACGAAGCCCTTGGATTGTCTGAATCATCGAAGCAATATGATGTGCAAGATGTGGAAGCCTGGTTGTCAAGCGAAACGGCCTATGAGACGGCCAGCGAAACCTACGAGAGAATAACCGGAGTAAAGCTGAGTGAACATCATATGCATGAGACCACGAATGCCATTGGTCAAGAAGTGGGAATTTTGGATGTCTGCCCGCCCAGGGAAGAGATTGATAAGCAGATAGAAAACCTCTCAGTGGATAAGTTTCGTCGTCCCATTATGATGCTTGCCCTGGATGGAGCCCACGGGCCGATGCGTCCCGAGCCAAGTCCTCACCCCCGTAAAGGGAAAAGAGGCAAGGGAGAATACAAAGAGATTAAAGGTTTTAGACTGTATCTCATCGATGGTCAAACTATTATTCATTTAATTAGCTGGCACCAGGTTTGTGCAGATCACGAATTAGCAGAATACTTGGTTAAGATCAAAGAAGCCGGGCTTATTCCCCACGAGAAGATACGCCTGGGAATTATAGGAGACGGTGCTCCCTGGATCTGGAACCGATGTAAAGAAATATTTCCCTCGGCAAAAGAGATTCTCGACTATTACCATTGCTCGGAGTATGTCCATGGTGTAGCCAATGCCCATTACGGAAAAGAGACAAGAGAGTCTCTACAGTGGTGTGAGGCGACTCTGACAAGAATATATTATGGTTACCATGAAGAGGTGCTTGGCGGTCTTGGAAAGATGAAAGCCCGAACTCAAGATATTCAAGATAAAATTGACAAGTTTTATACCTATCTCACAAATCATTGTGAAAAGATGGATTACAGTTCCGCCAAGCGTGGAGGATATCACATTGGCAGCGGTGCTATTGAAAGCGCCAATAAATTCATTAGCCATACAAGGCTTAAACGATCAGGAGCTTGGTGGTATATCCAAAACGCTAATAACATACTCAAGATCAGATGCGCGAAATATAACGGTACTTACGATAAAGTTATCGAAAAATACAAAAGGGACGACCAGGAAAGAATTAAAAATAAAAAATTTAAGAGAAGTCTTCGAATTGTTAAATAA
- a CDS encoding DUF2442 domain-containing protein gives MYLSVLNVTPLDGYKLLIKFENNEERIFDVSPYFDIGKFTELKDISLFNTVTVKFDSIEWANHLDIDPEILYEKNAKVETQRITNRTS, from the coding sequence ATGTATTTATCGGTATTAAACGTAACGCCGTTAGATGGATATAAACTTTTGATTAAATTTGAAAATAATGAAGAAAGAATTTTTGATGTATCACCATATTTTGATATAGGTAAATTTACAGAATTAAAAGATATTTCCCTGTTTAACACGGTAACGGTTAAGTTTGATTCTATAGAATGGGCAAATCATTTGGATATTGATCCAGAAATATTGTATGAAAAAAACGCAAAAGTAGAAACCCAACGTATAACAAATCGCACAAGCTAA
- a CDS encoding DUF2254 domain-containing protein codes for MESTISADRLRFLINRLRKRLWVKPLAVCLLSVGAAFVAKLADDTALAQFVPVIALDSIETLLSVMAASMLVIATFSVASMVSAYASASSTATPRSFGLVVADDVSQNALSTFVGAFIFSIVALTAVKNAYFEKAGLFILFILTTIVFGMVIFTFVRWVDSIARLGRLGSTIDKVEKATVEALKRRRAAPSLYGMPEDKSRVRGQPVFAKNIGYVQHIDMAAIQVWAEEASARVVVAALPGTFAAPDRVLAYVSSSSGNRSEIDYTCAVESFQIGNERLFDDDPRFGLVVLSEIAGRALSPAVNDPGTAINIIGVLLRLFALWNDPSKGDDTKTCKYNLVEVPQISIRDMFDDAFTAISRDGAGTVEVAVRLQKALGTLTSIGHSEMRDAAIYHGQLALKRACKALDLDEDLAVVRDAASYAVTNASPGTGPSS; via the coding sequence ATGGAATCTACCATTTCAGCAGACCGTCTCAGGTTTCTCATCAATCGTTTGCGTAAGCGCCTTTGGGTGAAACCATTGGCGGTTTGCTTGTTGTCGGTCGGTGCGGCCTTCGTGGCGAAACTTGCTGATGACACCGCGCTAGCACAGTTCGTGCCCGTGATCGCACTTGACTCTATCGAGACGTTGCTGTCCGTCATGGCGGCCAGTATGTTGGTAATCGCCACCTTTTCGGTGGCGTCGATGGTGTCGGCATATGCTTCAGCTAGTAGCACCGCTACTCCGCGTTCATTTGGTTTGGTCGTTGCCGACGACGTATCCCAGAACGCGCTTTCGACTTTCGTTGGCGCTTTCATTTTCAGCATCGTGGCTCTAACGGCGGTTAAAAACGCCTACTTTGAAAAGGCAGGTCTGTTCATCCTCTTTATCCTGACGACGATAGTATTCGGGATGGTAATCTTTACGTTTGTGCGCTGGGTTGACAGCATCGCCCGCCTTGGGCGCCTTGGATCGACGATTGACAAGGTTGAAAAGGCAACGGTTGAAGCCCTGAAACGACGACGTGCTGCGCCAAGCCTATATGGTATGCCGGAGGATAAATCTCGGGTACGGGGGCAACCAGTATTTGCAAAGAATATTGGATACGTGCAGCATATCGACATGGCCGCAATTCAAGTGTGGGCCGAGGAAGCCAGCGCACGGGTGGTGGTAGCGGCATTGCCTGGTACGTTTGCTGCACCTGATCGGGTACTGGCGTATGTGAGCAGCTCATCAGGCAACCGGTCTGAAATTGACTACACGTGCGCTGTCGAGTCGTTTCAGATTGGAAACGAACGTCTTTTCGATGATGACCCACGTTTTGGTCTGGTCGTTCTATCGGAAATAGCCGGTCGTGCTCTGTCACCGGCTGTAAATGACCCCGGTACGGCGATCAATATTATCGGCGTACTGCTTCGACTCTTTGCTCTGTGGAATGACCCGTCGAAAGGAGACGACACGAAAACGTGCAAGTATAATCTCGTAGAAGTGCCTCAGATTTCGATCCGCGATATGTTCGATGACGCGTTCACAGCGATTTCCCGTGACGGTGCGGGGACGGTCGAAGTCGCAGTGCGGCTACAGAAGGCGCTGGGCACTCTGACATCGATTGGACATTCTGAAATGAGGGATGCTGCTATCTATCATGGGCAGCTGGCACTGAAACGCGCATGCAAAGCGCTTGATTTGGATGAAGACCTGGCGGTCGTCCGAGATGCCGCAAGCTACGCGGTGACAAATGCTTCACCGGGTACTGGGCCATCTTCATAA
- a CDS encoding BrnA antitoxin family protein, protein MKSKIKYTDEPLGKLKVIDDFLPPPKDLIFKKENVKVTMSLSKSSVDFFKKEARKHHTSYQAMIRKLLDFYTTQHEKPQTRR, encoded by the coding sequence ATGAAAAGCAAAATTAAGTACACCGATGAGCCTCTTGGCAAATTAAAGGTTATTGATGATTTTTTACCGCCACCAAAAGATTTGATCTTTAAGAAAGAAAATGTAAAAGTCACCATGTCTTTGAGTAAGTCTAGTGTTGATTTTTTTAAGAAAGAAGCCAGGAAGCATCATACATCTTATCAAGCGATGATCCGCAAGCTGCTTGATTTTTACACAACACAACATGAAAAGCCCCAAACGAGGCGCTGA
- a CDS encoding BrnT family toxin: MAKTRFEWDEDKNRENKEKHGVSFEWAQYAFIDPYRVIAKDLKHSHREERYYCFGKIGDEILTVRFTYRKDVIRIIGAGYWRKGKNIYEKQN; the protein is encoded by the coding sequence GTGGCAAAGACAAGATTTGAATGGGATGAGGATAAAAACCGAGAAAATAAAGAAAAGCACGGTGTCTCATTTGAGTGGGCTCAATATGCTTTTATCGATCCGTACAGAGTAATTGCAAAAGATCTGAAACATAGCCATAGGGAGGAACGCTATTATTGTTTTGGCAAAATTGGAGATGAAATTTTAACAGTTCGATTTACATATCGAAAGGATGTAATTAGAATAATAGGTGCAGGTTACTGGAGGAAAGGAAAGAATATATATGAAAAGCAAAATTAA